A single genomic interval of Celeribacter indicus harbors:
- a CDS encoding efflux RND transporter periplasmic adaptor subunit: MQTAFPAPLSVLPRRFAAAAAVVLAAALGAQAQEEQPPMPVTVVTLQSQSVTLTAPLPGRVAASAVAEVRPQVNGIIRERLFDEGSHVEENAPLYQIDAASYEAARAAAEASLAQARATLNSAQIAYNRQEELRTRNVIAQQNLDAAIAERDTAAAGVKVAEANLQAAEIDLDRTTIRAPIAGITGLSDVTQGALVTSGQQTALTTIRALDPVYVDVTQSAADILRWRRLSIAEATLDQGEEYDVSLTLADGSVYEETGKLSAAEPHVREDTGTVLLRLSFPNPEGFLLPGMYVQVEMPQGVIEDAILVPQEAVSRDRRGVPTVFVVNDENVVESRTLTVERDQGTNWIVTDGVAPGERVIVAGLQKTAPGATVTPQERTPAEAEEAATGGDAPADAQDAPAEAAPAEDAPAQDAPADEAPAEDAN; encoded by the coding sequence ATGCAAACAGCCTTTCCCGCGCCTCTGAGCGTCCTTCCCCGCCGGTTCGCCGCCGCCGCCGCCGTCGTCCTTGCCGCGGCGCTCGGCGCGCAGGCCCAGGAGGAACAGCCGCCGATGCCCGTCACGGTCGTGACGCTGCAAAGCCAGTCGGTGACGCTGACGGCGCCGCTGCCGGGCCGTGTCGCGGCCTCCGCCGTTGCCGAGGTCCGGCCGCAGGTCAACGGCATCATCCGCGAAAGGCTGTTCGACGAGGGCAGCCATGTGGAGGAGAACGCCCCGCTCTACCAGATCGACGCGGCAAGCTACGAGGCGGCACGCGCCGCCGCCGAGGCGAGCCTCGCCCAGGCGCGCGCCACGCTGAACTCGGCCCAGATCGCCTATAACCGCCAGGAGGAGCTGCGGACGCGCAACGTCATCGCCCAGCAGAACCTCGACGCCGCCATCGCCGAACGCGACACCGCCGCCGCCGGCGTGAAGGTCGCGGAGGCCAACCTCCAGGCCGCGGAGATCGACCTCGACCGCACCACGATCCGCGCCCCGATCGCGGGGATCACCGGCCTGTCGGACGTCACCCAGGGTGCGCTCGTCACCTCCGGGCAGCAGACCGCGCTGACCACGATCCGCGCGCTCGACCCGGTCTATGTCGACGTCACCCAGTCCGCCGCCGACATCCTGCGCTGGCGCCGGCTGAGCATCGCGGAGGCGACGCTCGACCAGGGCGAGGAGTACGATGTCAGCCTGACCCTCGCCGACGGCTCGGTCTACGAGGAGACCGGCAAGCTCTCCGCCGCCGAACCGCATGTGCGCGAGGACACCGGCACCGTGCTGCTGCGCCTGTCCTTCCCCAACCCGGAGGGGTTCCTCCTGCCGGGGATGTATGTCCAGGTGGAAATGCCGCAGGGCGTGATCGAGGACGCGATCCTCGTCCCGCAGGAGGCCGTGTCCCGCGACCGGCGCGGGGTGCCCACCGTCTTCGTCGTCAATGACGAGAACGTGGTCGAAAGCCGCACCCTCACCGTGGAGCGCGACCAGGGCACGAACTGGATCGTGACCGACGGCGTCGCACCGGGCGAGCGGGTGATCGTCGCCGGTCTCCAGAAGACCGCGCCGGGTGCCACCGTCACGCCGCAGGAGCGCACCCCGGCAGAGGCCGAGGAGGCCGCGACCGGCGGCGATGCCCCCGCAGACGCGCAGGATGCGCCGGCCGAGGCGGCGCCCGCAGAGGACGCCCCGGCCCAAGACGCCCCGGCGGACGAAGCCCCCGCCGAAGACGCCAACTGA
- a CDS encoding efflux RND transporter permease subunit translates to MARFFIDRPVFAWVISILIMGVGLLSITTLPVAQYPQIAPPSVSIRATYPGASAETVANTVTQIIEQQMTGLDGMRYMSSSSTSAGSATLTLTFETGTDPDIAQVQVQNKLSQATALLPEAVQRQGVTVEKSSAGFLMVLGVISDDGSMDQADLSDYLNSNLVDAFSRIEGVGGTQVFGAEYAMRIWLDPSKLAAFDMSPADVVNAVATHNAQISAGSFGSMPAPEGQAFTATITAQSLLETPEDFRNIILRSEENGGIVLLEDVARVEIGAENYMTIAEYNGKPSSGMAIQLAPGANALDTSERVREAIEEYAQYFPDNMSYVIPYDTTPFIEISIHEVQKTLIEAIVLVFFVMLLFLQNLRATLIPTLAVPVVILGTFAVLGLFGFTINVLTMLAMVLAIGLLVDDAIVVVENVERIMEEEGLPPREATRKSMGQITGALVGIALVLSAVFVPMAFFGGSTGVIYRQFSITIVSAMLLSVVVALTLTPALCATLLRGKDVHHTKRGPFGWFNRGFDRVSGGYGSTVGHIVRRPLRMLVVYALIGGGIAWLFMQTPTGFLPDEDQGIMMALVQGPSGSTASNTQAANDQLRDYFLSAESENVDSVFSVVGFSFSGAGQDNGLAFVRLKDWEERPDASQSVQAVAARAFPAMMAIQEANAFPVVPPAVIELGNVSGFDFYLQAQGGQTHEQLLEARNQVLGMAAQSPLLTSVRPSGLEDATQFKLDIDWRAAGAMGVSPADVGDTLAIAMAGTYVNDFNDQGRTKRVYVQGEADARSTPEDLQRWRVRNSSGELVPFSNFTTERWVYGPQGLNRYNGTPSMQIQGSPAAGVSTGEAMAEIERIVGELPPGYSVAWTGLSLEERESGSQAPMLYALSLAAIFFCLAALYESWAIPFSVMLAMPMGVLGTLATAYLFGFQNGVFFQVGLLTVIGLTGKNAILIVEFAREQVDAGKDVVEAVLIAARQRFRPIVMTSMAFSLGVVPLVLSTGAGAGGRQAVGAAVLGGTITGTVLGVLFVPLFFVLVMKVFGRRMAAKPA, encoded by the coding sequence ATGGCCCGCTTTTTCATCGACCGACCCGTTTTCGCCTGGGTGATCTCGATCCTCATCATGGGGGTCGGCCTCCTGTCGATCACCACCCTGCCCGTCGCACAATATCCGCAGATCGCACCGCCCTCGGTGTCGATCCGCGCGACCTATCCGGGCGCCTCGGCGGAAACCGTCGCCAACACGGTCACCCAGATCATCGAGCAGCAGATGACGGGGCTCGACGGCATGCGCTACATGTCGTCCTCCTCGACCTCGGCCGGCTCCGCCACGCTCACCCTCACCTTCGAGACCGGGACCGACCCCGACATCGCGCAGGTGCAGGTCCAGAACAAGCTGTCGCAGGCCACGGCGCTGCTGCCCGAAGCGGTGCAGCGCCAGGGCGTGACGGTGGAGAAATCCTCCGCCGGCTTCCTCATGGTGCTCGGCGTGATCTCCGACGACGGCAGCATGGATCAGGCCGACCTCTCCGACTATCTCAACTCCAACCTCGTGGACGCCTTCAGCCGGATCGAGGGCGTCGGCGGCACCCAGGTCTTCGGCGCGGAATACGCGATGCGGATCTGGCTCGACCCGTCGAAGCTGGCGGCCTTCGACATGTCGCCCGCCGACGTGGTCAACGCGGTGGCGACGCATAACGCGCAGATCTCGGCCGGGTCCTTCGGGTCCATGCCCGCGCCGGAAGGCCAGGCCTTCACCGCGACGATCACGGCGCAATCGCTTCTCGAGACGCCGGAGGATTTCCGCAACATCATCCTGCGGTCCGAGGAAAACGGCGGCATCGTCCTGCTCGAGGATGTCGCGCGGGTCGAGATCGGCGCGGAAAACTACATGACCATCGCGGAATACAACGGCAAGCCGTCCTCGGGCATGGCGATCCAGCTCGCGCCCGGCGCCAACGCGCTCGACACCTCGGAACGGGTGCGCGAGGCGATCGAGGAATATGCCCAATACTTCCCCGACAACATGAGCTACGTCATTCCCTACGACACCACGCCCTTCATCGAGATCTCGATCCACGAGGTGCAGAAAACGCTGATCGAGGCGATCGTGCTCGTCTTCTTCGTGATGCTGCTCTTCCTCCAGAACCTCCGCGCGACGCTCATCCCGACGCTCGCCGTCCCGGTCGTCATCCTCGGCACCTTCGCGGTCCTCGGCCTCTTCGGCTTCACCATCAACGTGCTGACCATGCTCGCGATGGTGCTCGCCATCGGCCTGCTCGTCGACGACGCCATCGTCGTGGTGGAGAACGTCGAGCGGATCATGGAGGAAGAGGGACTGCCGCCGCGCGAGGCGACGCGCAAGTCCATGGGACAGATCACGGGCGCGCTCGTCGGCATCGCGCTCGTGCTGTCGGCGGTGTTCGTGCCGATGGCCTTCTTCGGCGGCTCGACCGGGGTGATCTATCGCCAGTTCTCGATCACCATCGTCTCCGCCATGCTGCTGTCTGTCGTGGTCGCCCTGACGCTCACGCCGGCGCTCTGCGCCACGCTGCTGCGCGGCAAGGACGTCCATCACACCAAGCGCGGGCCGTTCGGCTGGTTCAACCGCGGGTTCGACCGTGTCTCCGGCGGCTACGGCTCGACCGTGGGCCATATCGTGCGCCGCCCGCTGCGCATGCTCGTCGTCTACGCGCTGATCGGCGGCGGGATCGCCTGGCTCTTCATGCAGACGCCCACGGGCTTCCTGCCGGACGAGGACCAGGGGATCATGATGGCGCTGGTCCAGGGGCCGTCGGGATCGACCGCCTCGAACACCCAGGCCGCGAACGACCAGCTTCGCGACTACTTCCTCAGCGCCGAAAGCGAGAATGTCGACTCGGTCTTCTCCGTCGTCGGCTTCTCCTTCTCCGGCGCGGGCCAGGACAACGGCCTCGCCTTCGTCCGGCTGAAGGACTGGGAGGAACGCCCCGATGCGTCGCAATCCGTCCAGGCCGTCGCGGCGCGCGCCTTCCCGGCGATGATGGCGATCCAGGAGGCCAATGCCTTCCCCGTCGTGCCGCCCGCGGTGATCGAGCTCGGCAACGTCTCCGGCTTCGACTTCTACCTCCAGGCGCAGGGCGGACAGACCCACGAGCAACTGCTCGAGGCCCGCAACCAGGTGCTTGGCATGGCCGCCCAGAGCCCGCTGCTCACCTCGGTCCGCCCCTCCGGTCTCGAGGATGCGACCCAGTTCAAGCTCGACATCGACTGGCGGGCCGCCGGCGCGATGGGGGTCTCTCCGGCCGATGTCGGCGACACGCTCGCCATCGCCATGGCCGGCACCTATGTCAACGACTTCAACGACCAGGGCCGCACCAAGCGTGTCTATGTCCAGGGCGAGGCGGATGCCCGCTCCACCCCGGAAGATCTCCAGAGATGGCGGGTGCGCAACTCCTCGGGCGAGCTCGTGCCCTTCTCGAACTTCACCACCGAACGCTGGGTCTACGGTCCGCAGGGCCTCAACCGCTACAACGGCACACCCTCGATGCAGATCCAGGGGTCGCCCGCGGCCGGGGTGAGCACCGGCGAGGCGATGGCGGAGATCGAGCGGATCGTCGGGGAACTCCCGCCGGGCTATTCCGTGGCCTGGACCGGCCTGTCGCTCGAGGAACGCGAAAGCGGATCGCAGGCGCCGATGCTCTACGCGCTCTCGCTCGCGGCGATCTTCTTCTGCCTCGCGGCGCTCTACGAAAGCTGGGCGATCCCCTTCTCGGTCATGCTCGCCATGCCGATGGGGGTCCTGGGAACGCTCGCGACGGCCTATCTCTTCGGCTTCCAGAACGGCGTGTTCTTTCAGGTCGGGCTTCTGACCGTGATCGGCCTCACGGGCAAGAACGCGATCCTGATCGTCGAGTTCGCGCGCGAACAGGTCGATGCGGGCAAGGACGTGGTGGAGGCGGTGCTGATCGCCGCGCGCCAGCGGTTCCGGCCGATCGTGATGACCTCCATGGCCTTCTCGCTCGGCGTCGTGCCGCTCGTGCTCTCCACGGGTGCGGGGGCCGGCGGCCGGCAGGCGGTCGGCGCGGCGGTGCTCGGCGGGACCATCACGGGCACCGTGCTGGGTGTGCTCTTCGTGCCGCTCTTCTTCGTCCTGGTGATGAAGGTCTTCGGGCGCAGGATGGCGGCGAAACCGGCCTGA
- a CDS encoding alpha-D-glucose phosphate-specific phosphoglucomutase translates to MTPEVVATHAIEGQKPGTSGLRKKTPVFMQPHYLENFVQSIFDGTGGAAGRTYVLGGDGRYFNDRAAQVILRMAAANGARKVIVGQDALLSTPAASNLIRKRGTDGGIIMSASHNPGGPEEDFGVKFNTPNGGPAAEGVTAKIFEATQAITEYRILAAQDVDLSTPGTATLGEMEIEVVDPVADYAELMEELFDFDAIRGLFAGGFRIRFDAMHAVTGPYARAILEDRLGAPEGSVVNAVPSPDFGGGHPDPNPIWAKDLMDIMMSMRAPDFGAASDGDGDRNMIVGRNAYVTPSDSLAVLAANATLVKGYKDGLKGVARSMPTSRALDRVAAKLGIDCYETPTGWKFFGNLLDAGRATLCGEESAGTGSDHVREKDGLWAVLFWLNVLAERRMPVADILADHWAKYGRNYYSRHDYEEVDADAANALMEALRRQLPNLKGRLIEGMRIENADEFAYDDPVDGSRSEGQGIRILFADGSRIVLRLSGTGTQGATLRVYLEKLETKAAALQDNPQSALSDMVAAAESLAQIRARTGRSAPDVVT, encoded by the coding sequence ATGACCCCCGAAGTGGTTGCAACCCACGCGATCGAAGGCCAGAAGCCGGGCACCTCCGGCCTGCGCAAGAAGACCCCGGTTTTCATGCAGCCACATTACCTGGAGAATTTCGTCCAGTCGATCTTCGACGGCACCGGCGGCGCGGCGGGCAGGACCTATGTGCTGGGCGGCGACGGGCGCTATTTCAACGATCGCGCGGCGCAGGTGATCCTGCGCATGGCCGCCGCCAACGGCGCGCGCAAGGTGATCGTCGGGCAGGATGCCCTCCTGTCGACGCCCGCCGCCTCCAACCTCATCCGCAAGCGCGGAACGGATGGCGGCATCATCATGTCCGCCTCGCACAATCCCGGCGGGCCCGAGGAGGATTTCGGCGTGAAGTTCAACACGCCGAACGGCGGCCCGGCGGCGGAGGGCGTCACCGCGAAGATCTTCGAGGCGACGCAGGCGATCACGGAATACAGGATCCTCGCGGCGCAGGACGTGGACCTGTCCACCCCCGGCACGGCGACGCTCGGCGAGATGGAGATCGAGGTGGTCGATCCGGTCGCGGATTACGCCGAGCTGATGGAGGAGCTCTTCGACTTCGACGCGATCCGCGGGCTCTTCGCGGGCGGGTTCCGCATCCGCTTCGATGCGATGCACGCGGTCACGGGGCCCTATGCCCGCGCGATCCTCGAGGACAGGCTGGGCGCGCCGGAGGGGAGCGTGGTGAATGCCGTGCCCTCGCCCGATTTCGGCGGCGGGCATCCGGACCCGAACCCGATCTGGGCCAAGGATCTCATGGACATCATGATGTCCATGAGGGCGCCCGATTTCGGTGCCGCCTCCGACGGCGATGGCGACCGCAACATGATCGTGGGCCGGAACGCCTATGTCACGCCCTCCGACAGCCTCGCCGTCCTCGCCGCCAACGCGACGCTGGTCAAGGGCTACAAGGACGGCCTGAAAGGCGTGGCGCGGTCCATGCCGACCTCCCGCGCGCTCGACCGGGTGGCCGCGAAGCTCGGGATCGACTGCTACGAGACGCCGACGGGCTGGAAGTTCTTCGGCAACCTGCTCGATGCCGGTCGCGCCACGCTCTGCGGAGAGGAAAGCGCCGGGACCGGCTCGGACCATGTGCGCGAGAAGGACGGGCTCTGGGCGGTGCTGTTCTGGCTCAACGTGCTGGCGGAGCGGCGGATGCCCGTGGCCGACATCCTGGCGGATCACTGGGCGAAATACGGCCGCAACTATTATTCACGCCATGATTACGAAGAGGTGGACGCGGATGCGGCGAACGCGCTGATGGAGGCGCTGCGGCGGCAGTTGCCGAACCTGAAAGGCCGGCTGATCGAGGGGATGCGGATCGAGAATGCCGACGAATTCGCCTATGACGATCCGGTGGACGGGTCGCGTTCGGAGGGGCAGGGCATAAGGATCCTCTTTGCCGATGGCAGCCGGATCGTTCTGCGCCTCTCGGGCACCGGCACGCAGGGTGCGACGCTGCGCGTTTATCTGGAAAAGCTGGAGACGAAGGCGGCCGCGCTTCAGGACAATCCGCAGAGCGCGCTGTCGGACATGGTGGCGGCGGCCGAGAGCCTGGCCCAGATCCGCGCCCGCACCGGCCGCAGCGCCCCGGATGTTGTCACCTGA
- the malQ gene encoding 4-alpha-glucanotransferase, with protein sequence MADARLDLAERLGFHRRYHDQTGVAHDLGVESAVALLAALGQPAATEAEARERLAEGDDDLPWDVVFAAGTRPWVDIGEVPWELTREDGERIEGRGAASLPELPLGIHRLVAGGRRVTLLAAPPRLALPERAWGLIAPLYALSEKGIGSYGDLARLARALGPKDAAFLGINPVHAGFPTVPEHFSPYSPSHRRRLNVIHIPTPTGQPGALVEYPRETPERLHALRRAFEADRAPPAFEAFLEAEGPALRTFALHQALSQIHGAFWCGWPEALRSPGGTEAARAREELGEEIRFHAWMQWRAHEALSEAQAAAKAAGMAHGLYLDLAVGTHPHGAETWEDPEHFALDVSLGAPPDAFAADGQTWGLAPFNPRALRENSYAALAETLARQFRYAGILRIDHILGFERTFWVPDGAPGTYLTMPRDPMLAVARIEAARAGGLVIGEDLGNIPDGLREALAASGILGCRVAMFERSDWHAPVFKPAAAYDEAAIASFSTHDLPTWRGWRKGADITARMTADNLDAAQGEAALASRTREVAAFDALLPETDEDALHGFLAATPTRLVGVQAEIVLEMEDQQNLPGTTTEYPNWRIRLPQGVETMSDMGNMERVAQIMRRNDRVGRGQQV encoded by the coding sequence ATGGCTGACGCGCGTCTGGATCTTGCCGAGCGGCTTGGCTTCCACCGCCGCTACCACGACCAGACCGGCGTCGCCCACGATCTCGGGGTCGAGAGCGCGGTCGCGCTGCTCGCCGCGCTGGGACAGCCCGCCGCGACCGAGGCGGAGGCGCGCGAGCGTCTCGCGGAGGGCGACGACGATCTGCCCTGGGACGTGGTCTTCGCGGCGGGCACGCGGCCCTGGGTCGACATCGGGGAGGTGCCCTGGGAACTGACCCGCGAGGACGGAGAACGGATCGAGGGGCGCGGCGCGGCGAGCCTTCCCGAACTGCCGCTCGGCATTCACCGGCTGGTGGCCGGGGGGCGCCGCGTCACGCTTCTGGCCGCCCCGCCGCGGCTTGCCCTGCCGGAGCGGGCATGGGGGCTGATCGCGCCGCTCTATGCGCTCTCGGAAAAGGGGATCGGCAGTTACGGCGATCTGGCACGGCTGGCGCGCGCGCTCGGCCCCAAGGACGCGGCCTTTCTCGGCATCAATCCGGTCCATGCCGGATTTCCCACGGTTCCCGAGCATTTCAGCCCCTATTCGCCCTCCCACCGCCGCCGGCTCAACGTGATCCACATCCCGACGCCGACCGGCCAGCCCGGCGCGCTCGTCGAATACCCGCGGGAGACGCCGGAGCGCCTGCACGCCTTGCGCCGGGCCTTCGAGGCGGATCGCGCGCCCCCGGCCTTCGAGGCGTTTCTCGAGGCCGAGGGCCCCGCGCTCCGCACCTTCGCCCTGCATCAGGCGCTGTCGCAGATCCACGGCGCCTTCTGGTGCGGCTGGCCCGAAGCCCTCAGATCGCCCGGCGGCACGGAGGCGGCGCGCGCGCGGGAGGAGCTCGGGGAGGAGATCCGGTTCCACGCCTGGATGCAGTGGCGCGCCCATGAGGCGCTGAGCGAGGCGCAGGCGGCGGCGAAGGCCGCGGGCATGGCGCACGGGCTCTACCTCGACCTCGCGGTCGGCACCCATCCGCACGGGGCGGAGACCTGGGAGGACCCGGAGCATTTCGCGCTCGACGTCTCGCTCGGCGCGCCGCCCGACGCCTTTGCCGCCGACGGGCAAACCTGGGGCCTTGCCCCCTTCAACCCGCGGGCGCTGCGGGAGAATTCCTATGCCGCCCTGGCGGAGACGCTCGCGCGGCAGTTCCGCTACGCCGGCATCCTGCGCATCGACCACATCCTCGGGTTCGAGCGCACCTTCTGGGTGCCGGACGGCGCCCCCGGCACCTATCTCACCATGCCGCGCGATCCGATGCTCGCCGTGGCGCGGATCGAGGCGGCGCGGGCCGGCGGCCTGGTGATCGGCGAGGATCTCGGCAATATTCCCGACGGGCTGCGCGAGGCGCTTGCGGCCTCCGGCATCCTCGGCTGCCGGGTGGCGATGTTCGAACGCTCCGACTGGCACGCCCCCGTCTTCAAGCCCGCCGCCGCCTATGACGAGGCGGCCATCGCCTCCTTTTCCACCCACGACCTGCCGACCTGGCGCGGCTGGCGCAAGGGCGCGGACATTACGGCGCGGATGACGGCGGACAACCTCGACGCCGCACAGGGCGAGGCCGCGCTGGCCAGCCGCACGCGCGAGGTAGCGGCCTTCGATGCCCTTTTGCCGGAAACGGATGAGGACGCGCTCCACGGATTTCTCGCCGCGACGCCGACCCGCCTCGTGGGGGTTCAGGCGGAGATCGTTCTGGAGATGGAAGACCAGCAGAACCTGCCGGGGACGACCACGGAATATCCCAACTGGCGGATCCGCTTGCCGCAGGGTGTCGAAACCATGTCAGATATGGGTAATATGGAGCGTGTGGCACAGATCATGCGCCGGAATGACAGAGTAGGAAGAGGACAGCAAGTATGA
- the glgX gene encoding glycogen debranching protein GlgX produces the protein MREYSILAGRAAPLGATFDGEGVNFAVFSQHARRITLCLFSPDGKTETHRLDLPERDGDVWHGYIPGLRPGRLYGIRADGPYAPEEGHRFNSNKLLLDPYAKRITGHPDWHDTLMGYKVGHGQADLSFDKRDNARYMPRCVVEDVLFAWGRDTPPRVPHEETVIYEAHVKGLTQLHPDVIRKGRFLGLASDAVLDHLVRLGITAIELLPSQAFLNDRFLIEKGLVNYWGYQTIGFFAPEPRYLENGQIAEFQHMVARLHAAGIEVIMDVVYNHTGEGNELGPTLSFRGLDNRSYYRLQENPRYYINDTGTGNTINMDHPMVLRMVLDSLRYWVEVMHVDGFRFDLAATLGRTPTGFDRNAAFFQAIRQDPVLTQVKLIAEPWDIGPGGYRVGGFPPPFLEWNDKFRDGIRRFWRGDPGHVPVLADRITGSALQFDHSGRPATSSVNFVTAHDGFTLMDVVSYSAKHNEANGEGNRDGHNDNGSDNMGVEGQTDDPAIVAARAQRRRNLLATLLFSQGTPMIVAGDELGNSQRGNNNAYCQDNEIGWIDWPEADWAFFDFVRRLIAFRRDHPILRQKRFLHAHERLIDGIEDLFWWRPDGVPMQDADWNAPDLRTLCVEMRIASGTPAYAQREEAVFLVFNRGEAVTVHLPPCPENRRWRLWIDTGHPDIDGEVVDGGFLKAGRETVLALELETVHG, from the coding sequence ATGAGGGAATATTCCATTCTCGCGGGGCGTGCCGCGCCGCTCGGGGCCACGTTCGACGGCGAGGGCGTGAACTTCGCGGTCTTCTCCCAGCACGCGCGCAGGATCACGCTCTGCCTGTTCTCGCCAGACGGAAAGACCGAAACCCACCGGCTCGATCTGCCGGAACGGGACGGGGACGTCTGGCACGGCTACATCCCCGGCCTCCGCCCCGGACGGCTCTACGGGATCCGCGCCGACGGACCCTATGCGCCGGAAGAGGGCCATCGTTTCAACTCCAACAAGCTGCTGCTCGACCCCTATGCCAAGCGCATCACCGGCCATCCCGACTGGCACGACACGCTGATGGGCTACAAGGTCGGGCACGGGCAGGCGGACCTGTCCTTCGACAAGCGCGACAATGCCCGCTACATGCCGCGCTGCGTGGTGGAGGACGTGCTCTTCGCCTGGGGCCGGGACACGCCGCCGCGTGTGCCGCATGAGGAAACGGTGATCTACGAGGCGCATGTGAAGGGGCTGACCCAGCTTCATCCCGACGTCATCCGCAAGGGCAGGTTCCTCGGCCTCGCCTCCGACGCGGTGCTCGACCATCTCGTGCGCCTCGGCATCACCGCGATCGAGCTGCTGCCCTCCCAGGCCTTCCTCAACGACCGTTTCCTGATCGAGAAGGGGCTCGTCAACTACTGGGGCTACCAGACCATCGGCTTCTTCGCGCCCGAGCCGCGCTATCTCGAGAACGGGCAGATCGCGGAGTTTCAGCACATGGTCGCCCGGCTGCATGCCGCCGGGATCGAGGTCATCATGGATGTGGTCTACAACCACACGGGCGAGGGCAACGAGCTCGGCCCGACCCTCTCCTTCCGCGGGCTCGACAACCGCAGCTATTACCGCCTCCAGGAAAATCCGCGCTACTACATCAACGACACCGGCACCGGCAACACGATCAATATGGATCACCCGATGGTGCTGCGGATGGTGCTCGACAGCCTGCGCTACTGGGTCGAGGTGATGCATGTGGACGGCTTCCGCTTCGACCTCGCCGCGACGCTCGGGCGCACGCCGACCGGGTTCGACCGCAACGCCGCCTTCTTCCAGGCGATCCGCCAGGACCCGGTGCTCACCCAAGTGAAGCTGATCGCGGAGCCCTGGGACATCGGGCCGGGGGGCTACCGGGTCGGGGGCTTCCCGCCGCCGTTCCTCGAGTGGAACGACAAGTTCCGCGACGGCATCCGGCGGTTCTGGCGCGGCGATCCGGGGCATGTGCCGGTGCTGGCCGACCGCATCACCGGCTCTGCGCTCCAGTTCGACCATTCCGGGCGGCCCGCCACCTCCTCGGTCAATTTCGTCACCGCCCACGACGGCTTCACGCTGATGGATGTGGTGAGCTATTCGGCCAAGCACAACGAGGCCAATGGCGAAGGCAATCGCGACGGGCATAACGACAACGGCTCCGACAACATGGGCGTGGAGGGGCAGACCGACGATCCGGCGATCGTCGCGGCGCGGGCGCAGCGGCGGCGCAACCTGCTCGCGACGCTGCTGTTCTCGCAGGGCACGCCGATGATCGTGGCGGGCGACGAACTCGGCAATTCCCAGAGGGGCAACAACAACGCCTATTGCCAGGACAACGAGATCGGCTGGATCGACTGGCCGGAGGCGGACTGGGCCTTCTTCGACTTCGTGCGCCGGCTCATCGCCTTCCGCCGGGACCACCCGATCCTGCGGCAGAAACGCTTCCTGCACGCGCATGAACGGCTCATCGACGGGATCGAGGACCTGTTCTGGTGGCGCCCGGACGGCGTGCCGATGCAGGATGCCGACTGGAACGCGCCGGACCTGCGGACGCTCTGCGTGGAGATGCGGATCGCCTCGGGCACGCCGGCCTATGCGCAGCGCGAGGAGGCGGTGTTTCTCGTCTTCAACCGGGGCGAGGCGGTGACCGTCCACCTGCCGCCCTGCCCGGAAAACCGGCGCTGGCGGCTGTGGATCGACACCGGCCATCCCGATATCGACGGCGAGGTGGTCGACGGGGGCTTTCTGAAGGCGGGGCGGGAAACCGTTCTCGCACTCGAACTGGAGACTGTTCATGGCTGA